The Planctomycetota bacterium DNA window AGCGGACCGGCCGTCAGGAGGCCCGGGTCGTCGGCGTCGGCTTCTGCGGTCGGTGCCGCTCCGCCGCGACGCCGCAGGACGGCCTTAACGCGGGCCATGAGGACCTTCGGGCTGAACGGCTTGGCGACGTAGTCGTCTGCACCGATGGTCAGCCCGACGACGACGTCGGTCTCTTCGGTCTTGGCCGTGAGCATGACGATCGGCACCTGCTGCGTCTGCGGCTCAGCCCGGAGACGCTTGGCAACCTCCGTCCCGTCGAGCCCCGGCAGCATGAGGTCGAGGACAACCAGGTCCGGCCGATGCTTCCGGGTCATCTCCAACGCGGTGTCGCCGTCACCGGCTTCGATGGTGTCGAAGCCGTTCCGCTGGAGGTTCATGCTGATCAGCTCGACAAGGTCGGGCTCGTCATCGACAACGAGGACCAACGGCTTCTCACGGCCTGACTGTCCCAGCATCGCTGCGGCCTCGTTGCTCGCGCTTGAGGTGCCGTTGACAGAAATGCCACCGGCGGCCTCGCGTCGAACGACTTCCGCCGCCTTTGCGCGCGAGCGTTCAACAACGGGCAGAGGCGGGAACGCGGGGCGTGCGACCGAAAGCATTCGCCGGTACTTGACGCAAAGTTGGTCAAACCGTCAAGAGATCGCATCACTGCTCGACCAATCCGCGCGCAACCTTAACAGATCGACCTAGGGCGAATTCGAGGTCGATCGCGAGGGCCCCCGCTCCGGGGCATCGCTTCGCTCAGCCCACGGCTTCATGTCTCTCAACGGGTTGCAACGCGCCGCTACGATTGCTGCGTGGAGACTGCAAGACCGACGAAGGTCGATCTGAAGCGTGACGAGCGCTTGCTACTCCGATGGAGTGACCAGAGCGAGACGACGCTACCGATCGCGCTGCTGCGACGCATGTGTCCGTGTGCCAACTGCAAGATCGCACGGGACGGCGTCGATCCGCATCGCCTGATGCGGCCTGCGACGCCGGAAGAGATGGGCGAGAAGCCCAAACGCAAACGCGTCAGCCTCGGCGTCGTGCCGGACAAGCTGGTCAGCAACGACGACGTCCAGGTCGAACGGGCCGAGCTGGTGGGCAACTACGCGATCAAACTCTTCTTCAGCGACGGCCACGACAGCGGCATCTATACGTGGAAGTATCTCCACGAACTCGGCACATCGACCAATCAGAGGTCGGCCAAGGCCTGAGAAAGCCGTCGCACCTCGTGAACGGCCATCCCGCCAAGCGGCGGCCGCTTGGCTTTCGTCGCGGGAACGACGGCGTGGCCAACGCCGAGGCGGCTGGCTTCGAGGAGACGCGTCTCCAGCTGCGACACCGCTCGCACCTCGCCGCCGAGGCCCAGCTCGCCAAGGCACAGCGTGCCCGGCGGCAGCGGCCGATTGAAGTGGGCCGACGCGATCGCCATGCCGACGGCGAGGTCGATCGCCGGCTCGGTCACCTTCACACCGCCAGCCACGTTTACGAAGACATCATCGGCCGCGAGCTTCAGCTCGCCGCGCTTCTCGAGCACGGCGATGATCATCGCCGTGCGGTCGCTTGAGAAGCCGCTGACCTTGCGACGGGCCGAACCGATGACGCTACTGGCGGTGAGCGCCTGCACCTCGACCAACAGCGGCCGACTGCCCTGAAGCGCGACCGTCATGACGCTGCCGGACGGGGGCGAGTCCTGATACTGCTCGGCGAAGATGCGACCCGGATCGGTCACTTGCTCCAAGCCCCGGCCGGTCATCTCGAACAGGCCGACCTCGTGCGTGCCGCCGAAGCGGTTCTTTGTGCAGCGCACCACGCGGTGCGCGTGGTAGCGATCGCCCTCGAAGTAGACGACGGTGTCGACGACGTGCTCGACCACCTTCGGCCCGGCGAGCTGGCCCTGCTTGGTGACGTGGCCGACCAACACAACGGCCGCACCGGTCTGCTTGGCGAGGTACGTCAGGTCCATGCAGGCTTCTCGGAGCTGCGTCACGCTGCCGGGGGCGGCGGGCAGGTCGGGCTTGTAGACCATTTGGAGCGAGTCGATGACGACGACGCGGGCCTTGGTCTGATGGACCTGGTGGATGATCCGCGACAGATTCGCCTCGGCCAGGACGAGCAGGTGGTCGGTCGGCACCTCCAACCGCTCAGCCCGGAGCTTGGTCTGCCGGGCCGATTCCTCACTCGTGACGTAGAGGACGGGTGCCTCGCCCTTCTTGCGTCCCGCCCAGCGAGCGGCGGCCTGCAAGAGGAGTGTCGACTTGCCGATGCCGGGCTCGCCGCCAACGAGAACGGCCATGCCGCTGACGAGCCCGCCGCCGAGGACGCGGTCGAACTCGCCGATGCCGCTAGGCCAGCGAGCGGCACCGTCGCCGGGTTTGACGTCGCGTAGCCGGACCGGTTCGGCCCCGCCGGCGAGGTCGGACTCGGTCGGCGCTGCCAGACGAAGCCGCCGATCGTCAGCGGGCAGTTCCTTTTGCTCTTCGAGCGCGTCCCACTGACCGCAGTCGGGGCACTTGCCCATCCACTTGGGATGGACGCTGCCGCAGTGGTTGCAGACGAAGCGTGTCTTGACCTTCGCCATCGATGGCGACGCTACGAGACCTGATCAGTCGGCAGGAACCGAACGGTGTCGGCAAACGCGGTGCCCTCGTCCTCGCTGAAGACCACGGTCGCGCCGTCGCCGAGCGAGAAGGTGCCGAGGAACACGTCTCGACCCGTCACCTCGCCGCTGATGAAGCGGGTCGCGATCGAATCGCCGATGTCGTTGCGGATGTCGATTCGGACGGTGCCCAGGCCGTCGACAAACGGCACGTTGGCAAAGACCTGGTACGAGCCCGCGGCCGGTCCGCCGTCGCTGCCGAAGCCGGGATCGAAGACGGCAGTTCCGTCTGTGCCGCTGACGAGGCTCACGGCACGGGCACCGGAGTTGAACACCTGCGTGAAGTCGCCACTGGTGGTGACGAGTGGTGAGTCGTTGTCGACGAAGACCTCGCCCTCGCCGAGCGTCGTCGCACGGACGCGGCCGGCGAAGTCGCTGTTGCCTGCGGTGTTGAGGGCGCGGACGCGGAAGATGCGACTTGTGTCGGAACCGCCTTCGCCTTCGGGCAACTGGTACGTGAACTCGTACCGGCCAGTGCCGTCCTGGGCGGGCAGGAGAATCTGTTCGACCAGCTCGTACGCCTCATCGATTCGGCCGTCGGCAAACGCGTCGTCGAACGTGCTGAAGTCGGACGTGGTTCCATTCTCGCCATCGGTCTCGGCAATCTGGAGCAGGAAGCCGAATTCGTTGGTCGAGCGATCGTTGAACGCGACGGTGTAGGTGTCGGTCGACGAGCCGACTACACGAAGGTCGACCGGCCGCTCGGGCGCCATTCCTGCGGTCGAGTCGATCGTGACACTGGCCTGCCGGACCGTGCGGCTCGACAGCAGATCGTAACCTGCGGCGTAGAAAATCTGTTCGCCCTCGGCAGCGACAAAGCCGTCCAGGTCAGCCGTAAAGCCGTCGCCGGGGATGAAGTCTTCGGACAGCAGCGTGTCCGCGACCGTTGCCGTGCCGCGCTCGACGTCGCCCGTGGTCTGCAGGCCCTCGACGCCGTTGGATTCGGCGTAGAAGCCGACGGCCACGAGTGCGTCGCGGAAGTCGACGTCGCCGGTGAAGTTCGGGTCAGTCCTCGTGTCGATCTCAGCCAGAAGCGTCAAATCCTGACCCGAGGCGATGACGGGCGAGCTGGCGCTGAAGAAGAACGGAGACGGCGCCGTGTTCGGGCGAAGCGCGAAGTTGGCCCCGCCACGCACTTGGCCTTCGGTAGCGAGCGTGACGACGTAACCGAAGGGCAGAGCATTCGAGTCCGAATCGGGCGTCGGGAATTCGTCGTCCGGCAGCGGACCAATGTCGAACGGTCCGTAGTTCTCGGCCGCACCGTAAATGACGTCGTAGCCGAGGTCTTCGAGCCCCGCGATCGTCAGACGGCTGAGTGGGGCAAGCGGATTGGCGTCAACCGGAAAGCCGTCAGCACCGGGGACGGCAAAAGGCGTCATGAGCTCCGTGTCGAAGGTCGCCTCGTCCCAGTGTCCGAGGCTGCTGCCTGGGCGAACGAACTGGTTGCCGAACCCGTCATCGATGCCGGCCTCGATCTGGATCGGTGCCATGCCGTTCGCGGACATCGGGTCCAGGCCGAACAAGGTGTTGCGTTCACGGATGGCGTTGGGCTGTTCGTAATCAACGCTCTCTGGAGGATTGAACGGGTCGAGGTCGAAGAAGGTCTCTTCGACGAAGCCGAAATCGTTCCAGAGCGTGCCGATGCCGAAGATGTGCCCGACTTCGTGCACGACCGTTTCGACAAAGCCGCGGCTGATCGACACGTCGGCCGGGTCGATGTTGATCTGGCCGGTCGACGTAAGGCCCATCGGACCGTCACGCGTCGTGATCGGTCCAGCGCTGGCCAGAGTTCCACCCGGGCCGTCGCTGTCGGCCGGATCGGCATTGACAAAGACGACCAGATCGTCGATTGACCCGAGGTCCTGGAGGTCGGACAGGGCCGAGGTCGGGATGCCCGCAAAAGCGAGCTGGATTTGCACCTCAGACAGCTCCACGTCGGGCAAGTCGCCGACGATGACGTCGCTCCACTTGGCGATCGACGTCTCAACGAGCGTCCGCTGGGCCGCGTCGAGCCCGGAGTCGGTGAAGATGACTTCAATCCCGTAGCCCTCGGAGTCGCCGAGCACTCTGCCGCCTGGTCCCGGCGACGTGGAGAAGAGCGCTGGGTCGGTACTGCCGGTGCCGAATCGGTTGTCGAAGGCGATGTTGTACGTGCCGGCCGGAAGGTCGGTGAAGATGTAGAAGCCGTTCTCGTCCGTGAGGGTGGTCGGCTCGCCGTCTTCGAAGATGCCGTTGTTGTTGAGGTCGAGCCGGACCTCCAGATCGGGGACGGGCGTTTCGAAGAAGTCGCGCAGGCCATCGCCGTCCTGGTCGGTGAAGATCTCGCCGCTGATCGAGGCCAGCAGTCGCCGGACTTCGAGCTTGGAGACGGTGGCCGGGAGCGAAGAGCGGCGAGTGAGGCGTTGCGGCATCGGGGCGGCGGGTGAACGGCTGGCTTGTGAACGCCCAGGGCGGGCGAGGGAAGGTCCGCGGACGCGGCCTTCGGCGGGAACGACGCAGCGGTCGCTGCTGCCCATCGTCCCGGAGCGGAGGGTCGATGTCAACGACACCGGCCCTTCGGGGGCGACCGGTAAGGACGCCCGTGACACGCAACAAGGCGGCTAGCCTGCGGCATGATCACCTCGGGCGACCTGGCAGTCGGCACCGGCGACGAGGCCGTGATCGCACGACGTCGCCTGGCGCGCATGTGGCGCCATCCACAGTTCGACGCGCCAGACCCGGAGAAGTTCAATCGCCTCGGCCTGGACCTCCTCGACGCAGGCCGGGACATGCCTCGTGCCATCGACGGACCGATCATCGACTGCCACTCGCACCTGCTGGCCCTGTCCGACGCCCCAGCCTGGTTCCGGGCAGCGGACGCGTACGGCATCGACCACACGATCACGATGTCGCCCTTGGAAGAGGCCGTCGGGATCGTGCGGTCGCCTTGGCAAGATCGTGTCACACTCATTGCCGTCCCGGCTTGGCGTCCGGGCGGGTACGACGAGGACAACTGGTGGCCCAATGTCCTGGGCTTCCGCAACCTCGGCAGCCGGGTCGTCAAGTACCACCTGGCCCCGCAGACCAT harbors:
- the radA gene encoding DNA repair protein RadA, with translation MAKVKTRFVCNHCGSVHPKWMGKCPDCGQWDALEEQKELPADDRRLRLAAPTESDLAGGAEPVRLRDVKPGDGAARWPSGIGEFDRVLGGGLVSGMAVLVGGEPGIGKSTLLLQAAARWAGRKKGEAPVLYVTSEESARQTKLRAERLEVPTDHLLVLAEANLSRIIHQVHQTKARVVVIDSLQMVYKPDLPAAPGSVTQLREACMDLTYLAKQTGAAVVLVGHVTKQGQLAGPKVVEHVVDTVVYFEGDRYHAHRVVRCTKNRFGGTHEVGLFEMTGRGLEQVTDPGRIFAEQYQDSPPSGSVMTVALQGSRPLLVEVQALTASSVIGSARRKVSGFSSDRTAMIIAVLEKRGELKLAADDVFVNVAGGVKVTEPAIDLAVGMAIASAHFNRPLPPGTLCLGELGLGGEVRAVSQLETRLLEASRLGVGHAVVPATKAKRPPLGGMAVHEVRRLSQALADL
- a CDS encoding response regulator, translating into MLSVARPAFPPLPVVERSRAKAAEVVRREAAGGISVNGTSSASNEAAAMLGQSGREKPLVLVVDDEPDLVELISMNLQRNGFDTIEAGDGDTALEMTRKHRPDLVVLDLMLPGLDGTEVAKRLRAEPQTQQVPIVMLTAKTEETDVVVGLTIGADDYVAKPFSPKVLMARVKAVLRRRGGAAPTAEADADDPGLLTAGPLVMDLDKHEVHAGGELVKLTLTEFKLLKALVEAGGRVLSRDRLMDKAMGTDVFVTDRAIDVHVTAIRKKLGEYSWLVHTVRGVGYRLQEAN
- a CDS encoding SdrD B-like domain-containing protein, giving the protein MPQRLTRRSSLPATVSKLEVRRLLASISGEIFTDQDGDGLRDFFETPVPDLEVRLDLNNNGIFEDGEPTTLTDENGFYIFTDLPAGTYNIAFDNRFGTGSTDPALFSTSPGPGGRVLGDSEGYGIEVIFTDSGLDAAQRTLVETSIAKWSDVIVGDLPDVELSEVQIQLAFAGIPTSALSDLQDLGSIDDLVVFVNADPADSDGPGGTLASAGPITTRDGPMGLTSTGQINIDPADVSISRGFVETVVHEVGHIFGIGTLWNDFGFVEETFFDLDPFNPPESVDYEQPNAIRERNTLFGLDPMSANGMAPIQIEAGIDDGFGNQFVRPGSSLGHWDEATFDTELMTPFAVPGADGFPVDANPLAPLSRLTIAGLEDLGYDVIYGAAENYGPFDIGPLPDDEFPTPDSDSNALPFGYVVTLATEGQVRGGANFALRPNTAPSPFFFSASSPVIASGQDLTLLAEIDTRTDPNFTGDVDFRDALVAVGFYAESNGVEGLQTTGDVERGTATVADTLLSEDFIPGDGFTADLDGFVAAEGEQIFYAAGYDLLSSRTVRQASVTIDSTAGMAPERPVDLRVVGSSTDTYTVAFNDRSTNEFGFLLQIAETDGENGTTSDFSTFDDAFADGRIDEAYELVEQILLPAQDGTGRYEFTYQLPEGEGGSDTSRIFRVRALNTAGNSDFAGRVRATTLGEGEVFVDNDSPLVTTSGDFTQVFNSGARAVSLVSGTDGTAVFDPGFGSDGGPAAGSYQVFANVPFVDGLGTVRIDIRNDIGDSIATRFISGEVTGRDVFLGTFSLGDGATVVFSEDEGTAFADTVRFLPTDQVS
- a CDS encoding DUF971 domain-containing protein, with protein sequence METARPTKVDLKRDERLLLRWSDQSETTLPIALLRRMCPCANCKIARDGVDPHRLMRPATPEEMGEKPKRKRVSLGVVPDKLVSNDDVQVERAELVGNYAIKLFFSDGHDSGIYTWKYLHELGTSTNQRSAKA